A genomic stretch from Arachis stenosperma cultivar V10309 chromosome 3, arast.V10309.gnm1.PFL2, whole genome shotgun sequence includes:
- the LOC130966065 gene encoding uncharacterized protein LOC130966065, with translation MATIAEALTRLNLPPQTTQSTQQASTSSSLPSQPQPNPKGSINAITLRSGTKLDKNVAIPSKLSEEVNNEEVEDEVEMMKGEEENIDKGEAEPPKVKEAKRKTLLEEPLPIPFPTLAKKAKKQEDLDPTVVEVFEKVEVTVPLFQAIQQVPKYAKFLKDVCTHKDKLGNLKRKPVDDSISSLLLEKCNDPGPCLVTCLISEIKFMDCMCDLGACVSITPLSIYERLNLSPLKRSDARFVLADKSIVSVVGIAENVIVNIQGLLFPVDFYILETPPIDSTKPSSILLGRPFLKTARFRLDAHSGVYSFESDAS, from the coding sequence ATGGCTACAATAGCCGAAGCCCTTACCCGTTTAAATCTCCCTCCTCAAACTACACAAAGCACCCAACAAGCTTCAACCTCAAGTAGTTTGCCCTCCCAACCTCAACCCAATCCTAAAGGAAGCATAAATGCCATTACTCTTAGAAGTGGTACTAAGTTAGATAAGAATGTGGCTATACCTTCAAAGTTGAGTGAGGAAGTAAACAATGAGGAGGTAGAAGATGAAGTGGAGATGATGAAgggtgaagaagaaaatattgaCAAAGGTGAGGCAGAACCACCAAAGGTCAAGGAGGCTAAGAGAAAAACTTTGCTTGAAGAGCCTTTGCCGATTCCATTCCCAACTCTGGCCAAGAAAGCAAAGAAACAAGAAGATCTTGACCCCACTGTGGTGGAAGTTTTTGAGAAAGTTGAAGTTACTGTCCCTCTCTTTCAAGCCATTCAACAAGTGCCGAAATATGCCAAGTTTCTCAAGGATGTTTGCACTCACAAAGACAAGCTTGGCAACCTCAAAAGAAAGCCGGTAGATGATTCTATCTCTTCTTTACTTCTCGAAAAATGCAATGATCCCGGCCCATGTTTGGTGACTTGTTTGATTAGTGAGATTAAGTTCATGGACTGTATGTGTGATTTGGGGGCATGTGTGAGTATCACGCCACTCTCCATCTATGAAAGATTGAACTTATCTCCCCTAAAGAGGTCCGATGCAAGGTTTGTATTAGCCGACAAGAGTATTGTGTCAGTTGTGGGGATTGCAGAGAATGTCATAGTTAATATTCAAGGATTGCTCTTTCCAGTTGATTTTTACATTTTGGAGACTCCTCCCATTGACTCAACAAAACCATCATCAATACTCCTTGGAAGACCATTCTTGAAGACGGCCCGTTTCAGGCTAGATGCACACTCGGGAGTCTATTCTTTTGAGTCGGATGCAAGTtag